From Rhineura floridana isolate rRhiFlo1 chromosome 5, rRhiFlo1.hap2, whole genome shotgun sequence, a single genomic window includes:
- the TPT1 gene encoding translationally-controlled tumor protein, producing the protein MIIYRDCISQDEMFSDIYKIKEVASGLCLEVEGKMVSRKEGVIDDALIGGNASAEGPEGEGAEATVVTGVDIVMNHHLQETSFTKESYKKYIKDYMKAIKARLEETKPERVKPFMTGAAEQVKHILANFKNYQFFVGENMNPDGMVGLLDFREDGVTPYMIFFKDGLEMEKC; encoded by the exons ATGATCATCTACCGCGACTGCATCAGCC aagatgagatGTTCTCAGATATTTACAAGATCAAAGAAGTGGCCAGTGGGCTCTGCCTGGAAGTGGAAGGGAAG ATGGTGAGCAGAAAAGAAGGTGTAATAGATGATGCTTTAATTGGTGGAAATGCATCTGCTGAAGGTccagaaggagaaggggcagaggCCACCGTTGTCACTGGTGTTGACATTGTAATGAACCACCACCTTCAGGAGACAAGTTTCACTAAAGAGTCTTACAAGAAGTACATCAAGGACTACATGAAAGC AATCAAAGCCAGACTTGAGGAAACAAAGCCAGAGAGAGTAAAGCCGTTTATGACGGGAGCAGCTGAACAAGTCAAACATATCCTTGCAAACTTCAAAAATTACCAG TTTTTTGTAGGTGAGAACATGAATCCAGATGGAATGGTGGGATTGCTGGATTTCCGTGAGGATGGTGTCACCCCATATATGATTTTCTTTAAGGATGGATTAGAAATGGAAAAATGT TAA